A segment of the Salvelinus namaycush isolate Seneca chromosome 3, SaNama_1.0, whole genome shotgun sequence genome:
cacggaagacaatcacccacaaacaaacagtgtgaacagccaacctatatatggttctcaatcagaggaaaacgtcaaacacctgtctctgattgagaaccatataaggctaattacaagtgacctaaacatagaaacacaaaacatagaatgcccaccccaactcacgccctgaccaactaaacacatacaaaaataacataaaacaggtcaggaacgtgacaccaaggTCTATACTGCCTGTGCACTTCATAGAATACCAGTGTCTAATTTTGAAAACCGGGAGCATATAGAAGGGGGTCTACCAAAATATTTCAGACCACCCAAACCTGTTTCTAAAACATTATAAAGTAATGTTAAGTGTGTAATTCACACAACCCATACAAGGTTGATCTTTAAATAGGCAGTTGAGGACCACAAACCACAATTGCCCTTTAAGCAGGTGATTACAACGTAGTTGACACCATAGTTTCTTTGTGCAAATGAAAAGGTGTTGCGTTTTCAAACATTAAATACTGTGGTTTTCAAAGTGAAAGGCCAAACTAAATTTATTCTATATGGTGATATTTTTTTAGGCCATAGTCCGATGGATTCACATGTttctttttttaattaaaaaaaatcctGGTTGAAAGGCCATGATAAAATAGCAAATAACCCTATGTAACAATTCTTTGAGAGATGCACCTGTCCTTTCCCTGCATTTTCTCCAGACGTAAAACAACTCTCAGGTATGAAAGTGTAAGGGAACTTCCACCTTTCACTTTTGGAATACCTTGCAGACTCTTAGTATAAAGGATCGACACAGGTTGGAGCATGACAGAACTCGGGAATTCGACAAATTGATCGATCAGGAAGAACACTTTATCTTTTTCTCCTTTGCGGACAACTTTGTTTTGTCGGAATTACACGAAGTAGGCTATCTTTCGGAAGGGCATCAAGATTGATTGTGGACAGACCGAGAACTACAGCAGACCTACGCTAAAATGGGTTCAATCAGCTTTTGGATGTGCTTGGTCATGACGATTTGCACCTGGAATAAAACCATCGGATGCACGTGGATGAAGACACTTCCTCGGTCTCCGAGCATGTTCCAAGTGTTCAGCAACAACACCATAACGATGCTTCAGAAAATGGTAGGATATAGGGAAATGTTTATTCACTTGTTCCTGGTCATTGAGCTCTTGCCATCTTTTAAACATTTCATGAGCTGCTATGTTTCATTTAAATTACCTGACTCCTTTTTGTACAGTAGTAAAAATGCAatattttgtttatattttttggcATCTCAGGGTCATGAAGTCTCTCGAGAACCTCAGATCACTTTCCCTGACAAACAATACAGACAAGTCAATAATTTCAAGGTAATAAATATGCATAAAAAAGGTTTTGTTCTATCCATTTAAGAGTGGATGAAACACTgaattcgggaagtattcagaccccttcaccttttccaaattttgttacgttacagaccatttctaaaattgattacaaataaataaaaaatcatcatcaatctacacacaataccccataatgataaagcaaaaacagtttttgttttgaataaattagcaaaaatgtctaaaaacgtgttttggcttggtcattatgggttattgtgtgtcgattgatgaaataaatcatatttaatatattttaaaatatggctgtaatgtaacaaaatgtgcagaTAGTGAAGGGTTCTGagtacttcccgaatgcactgtatataatttGGTTATAACGAATATGCAATTTGCTATAATTTTCTTATATTTGCCCTCAATTCATAAGGCATATACTAAtacaaatttacatttacatttacatttaagtcatttagcagacgctcttatccagagcgacttacaaattggtgcgttcaccttatgatatccagtggaacaaccactttacaatagtgcatctaactcttttaagggggaggggggggttagaaggattactttatcctatcctaggtattccttaaagaggtggggtttcaggtgtctccggaaggtggtgattgactccgctgacctggcgtcgtgagggagtttgttccaccattggggtgccagagcagcgaacagttttgactgggctgagcgggaactgtacttcctcagaggtagggaggcgagcaggccagaggtggatgaacgcagtgcccttgtttgggtgtagggcctgatcagagcctgaaggtacggaggtgccgttcccctcacagctccgtaggcaagcaccatggtcttgtagcggatgcgagcttcaactggaagccagtggagagagcggaggagcggggtgacgtgagagaacttgggaaggttgaacaccagacgggctgcggcgttctggatgagttgtaggggtttaatagcacaggcagggagcccagccaacagcgagttgcagtaatccagacgggagatgacaagtgcctggattaggacctgtgccgcttcctgtgtgaggcagggtcgtactctgcgaatgttgtagagcatgaacctacaggaacgggtcaccgccttgatgtgagttgagaacgacagggtgttgtccaggatcacgccaaggttcttagcactctgggaggaggacacaatggagttgtcaaccgtgatggcgagatcatggaacgggcagtccttccccgggaggaagagcagctccgtcttgccgaggttcagcttgaggtggtgatccgtcatccacactgatatgtctgccagacatgcagagatgcgattcgccacctggttatcagaggggggaaaggagaagattaattgtgtgtcgtctgcatagcaatgataggagagaccatgtgaggatatgacagagccaagtgacttggtgtatagcgagaataggagagggcctagaacagagccctgggggacaccagtggtgagagcacgtggtgcggagacagaatctcgccacgccacctggtaggagcgacctgtcaggtaggacgcaatccaagcgtgggccgcgccggagatgcccagctcggagagggtggagaggaggatctgatggttcacagtatcaaaggcagccgataggtctagaaggatgagagcagaggagagagagttagctttagcagtgcagagcgcctccgtgacacagagaagagcagtctcagttgaatgactagtcttgaaacctgactgatttggatcaagaaggtcattctgagagagatagcaggagagctggccaaggacggcacgttcaagagttttggagagaaaagaaagaagggatactggtctgtagttgttgacatcggagggatcgagtgtaggttttttcagaaggggtgcaactctcgctctcttgaagacggaagggacgtagccagcggtcaaggatgagttgatgagcgaggtgaggtaagggagaaggtctccggaaatggtctggagaagagaggaggggatagggtcaagcgggcaggttgttgggcggccggccgtcacaagacgcgagatttcatctggagagagaggggagaaagaggtcaaagcacagggtagggcagtgtgagcagaaccagcggtgtcgtttgacttagcaaacgaggatcggatgtcgtcgacctttttttcaaaatggttgacgaagtcatctgcagagagggaggaagggggaggagggggaggaggattcaggagggaggagaaggtggcaaagagcttcctagggttagaggcagatgcttggaatttagagtggtagaaagtggctttagcagcaaagacagaagaggagaatgtagagaggagggagtgaaaggatgccaggtccgcagggaggcgagttttcctccatttccgctcggctgcccggagccctgttctgtgagctcgcagtgagtcgtcgagccacggagcaggaggggaggaccgagccggcctggaggataggggacatagagagtcaaaggatgcagaaagggaggagaggagggttgaggaggcagaatcaggagataggttggagaaggtttgagcagagggaagagatgataggatggaagaggagagagtagcgggggagagagagcgaaggttgggacggcgcgataccatccgagtaggggcagtgtgggaagtgttggatgagagcgagagggaaaaggatacaaggtagtggtcggagacttggaggggagttgcagtgagattTGCAAATCACTCTTCTTCTAGGCTGACGAACAGATGACCTTCATTTCGCATACTCTGAACACCATAAAGAAATTGTACAGCAGTGGTAAATATGAGTCCACCGCCTGGGACCAGAAAGGAGTTGACAAGTTTATGAATGACCTCTATCGCCAGACCTCGGAGCTGGACCAATGCGTATGTCATTTGTGATTTTCGCCCTTAACATTAATGCAAAAAGGAAAACATTATACTATCCTACTAGATTATAATATAAGTGGTTACATGTTAATCAACTCATATTAAatgaaatatttgtattttgttcTAACAGGTAAAGGCTATGAAAACTAGACAATCAAAATCTGTCAAAAGAGTGAACAAAAAGATGAGCCTTCACTTCAAGTTCCTGAAGAATTACTTGAAACGCGAGGTAGGTTGATCCATTTGTCTTACAAAGAGAGTACATTCACCAAATCTGGATGTATTTGTGTGATGATACAACATGTGTTTATTCTAAAATCTCAACAAGTGTATTTCATTTATGCAGGATTACAGCGCAAGCGGCTGGGAAGACATAAGGACAGTGGTGCTGGCACACCTACAAAGACTAGACACAACATTAAGTAGCCAATGAGcgttatgtgtgtgttgtgtagatattatttatttatatatctaTTTATCTATTCATATATCTAACTATTTATTTACATGTTTacttatttgtttttatttacgtATTTATTTATTGGGTAGTAATGTATTCACAACTCTGTGGAATAAATTATTTTTTATACTGAATAATTCTGTGATTGACTTAGGCTATACATAGCCTAATGTATCAATGTTTCCGTGCATTTTCTTTTGTATTCATGAAGGCCATTGCATACTGTATTTATTATTGCAACCTGATAGGAAATGTTTGTTATTGTAATaatgaaatatattttaattaaataaatgTGTCCTCTACAGCTGTAATCTTTTTTACTCAAATAAATTGTAATTTATGGCATagacacatttagcagatgttttaaCGGGTGTAGCGATATGCTTGTATTTCTAGCTCTACCACTgcagtaatatctgacaatacacaacaatacacacaaatctaaaagtaaatgaATGGACATAAGAAACATAGAAATATGTCGGAGTCCagagtatatatatacagtaccagtcaaaagttgacacacctcagggtttttctttatttttactattttctacattgtagaataatagtgaagacatcaacactatgaaataacacatatggattcatgtagtaacaaaacaagtgttaaacaaatcaaaatatatgttatatttgagattcttcaaagtatccacccagctttgatgtcagctttgcacacgcttggcattctctgaaccagcttcttgaggtagtcacctggaatgcatttaaattaacaggtgtgccttgttaaaagttaatttgtggaatttctttccttcttaatgcattttagccaatcagttgtgttgtgacaaggtaagggtggtatactgaagatagcactatttgctaaaataccaagtccatatttttggcaggaacagctcaaataagcaaagagaaatgacagtccatcattactttaagacatgaatgtcagtcaatgcgGGAAATTTCTAGAACTTTgatagtttcttcaagtgcagttgcaaaacactacgtgtgtgtgtgtgtgtgtaaggctgtaaagtaacaacattttgaaaaagtcaatggggatgaatactttccgaatgcactgtaccttaattgaatgcactgtatgccgcTGTGAATAAAAGTGTCTGCTGAATGACCAAAACGTAatgaccagaccaaatctgaaccaatcatagatatTTAGGCTATGTTTCACAACTTTGAAAAGCACAGTATGGTATGGCACAGTTCAATACAATAGAGCACTGTAGAGTACAATaaagtatagtagagtacagtacagtagatattaattcagtacagtacagcatagtttaattcagtagagtacagtacagtttagtaAATTAGTGTAAAGTAGGCTACAGTCTACTgtgctgaactctactgtacGTTACTTTCCTTTACTTTACTGTAATGTACACTGTATTGTAATGAactgtaatctactgtactcttctgtattgtactgtactgtgctgtccaaattTATCCTTGGACAATGAAATTAACAGTCAAACCAAAAATCTGACCAAATAAAGAAGGCCTGTCCAGACAGCACCATGCTTAGTGGGTAGGCACGATGTATCCTGCATACATTGGGATGATGCAGTTTAGACATTGTTTGCTCATTGACGTCTTACACATTCTAAAGTCTACAGTTCTACATCGTTGATATGTCTGCTAGACATCAACATTCTATCATGATGTCTTGGCGCCGTCATCCCAATATGCAAACGCTCTCAAAACTACATATTCCCAATTCGATAGGTCGGCCAAAGGTGTCTATGATTACTGGGGAGAAGACTCAGGTGAAACTGATGACATCACACAACTTGTGTAAAACAGCTGGGAAACCCCCAAAATGCGTCTACCGCAGGCGTGTCATGCGACATAAGAAGACGTTTCAGCACAATTGACAGGTATCACTACTAGCGCTAAAAAGCATGAAGACGTCAGCCAC
Coding sequences within it:
- the LOC120044487 gene encoding interferon a3-like — translated: MGSISFWMCLVMTICTWNKTIGCTWMKTLPRSPSMFQVFSNNTITMLQKMGHEVSREPQITFPDKQYRQVNNFKADEQMTFISHTLNTIKKLYSSGKYESTAWDQKGVDKFMNDLYRQTSELDQCVKAMKTRQSKSVKRVNKKMSLHFKFLKNYLKREDYSASGWEDIRTVVLAHLQRLDTTLSSQ